A region of Vigna radiata var. radiata cultivar VC1973A chromosome 10, Vradiata_ver6, whole genome shotgun sequence DNA encodes the following proteins:
- the LOC106775832 gene encoding protein ETHYLENE INSENSITIVE 3-like (The RefSeq protein has 3 substitutions compared to this genomic sequence), which translates to MMMMMFDEMGFCNDLDTVTATLGEENITTGQADPEAIVEDDFSDEEIGVDELEHRMWKDKMLLKRLKEQSKSKEGIDAVKQRQSQEQARRKKMSRAQDGILKYMLKMMEVCKAQGFVYGIIPEKGKPVTGASDNLREWWKDKVRFDRNGPAAITKYQADNAIPGRNDGCNSIGPTPHTLQELQDTTLGSLLSALMQHCDPPQRRFPLEKGIPPPWWPTGNEVWWPQIGLPKDQSPPPYKKPHDLKKAWKVGVLTAVIKHMSPDIAKIRKLVRQSKCLQDKMTAKESATWLAIINQEEALARELYPDYIPPLASGGGSGSLVVNDGNEYDVEGGEDEPNFDVEERKQENIHMSNLGMERMRGTMGVQQPSFSIKGEAVTTNLDLLRKRKASNDFNMMDLKIYTCEQPQCPYSQVQLGFPDRISRDNHRLICAFRGPSDFGGPNFHVNEVKPVIYTQSFVPPKSTAQSANIAPSVIDLTGLEVSEDGKKRISDLMTNYDTNVQGNKNMSSCNRVAGEVLNFPQHGMQQHQQDNFIRGRGITMEGNVFDEATMSNNHHTFARDECQFDRFKALNSPFETNHNNNNNFHSMFGSFCDLASFDFKEDMQGVGMDALQKQTDFSVWYQ; encoded by the coding sequence atgatgatgatgatgtttgatgAGATGGGGTTTTGCAATGATTTGGATACTGTCACTGCGACCCTTGGAGAAGAAAATATTACCACTGGGCAAGCTGATCCAGAGGCCATAGTTGAGGATGATTTTAGTGATGAAGAAATTGGAGTAGATGAGCTTGAGCACCGGATGTGGAAGGACAAAATGCTTCTCAAGAGATTGAAGGAGCAAAGTAAATCCAAAGAAGGAATCGATGCCGTGAAGCAGAGGCAGTCTCAAGAACAGGCAAGGAGGAAAAAGATGTCCAGGGCTCAAGATGGAATCTTGAAGTACATGCTGAAGATGATGGAGGTTTGCAAGGCACAAGGATTTGTTTATGGGATAATCCCCGAGAAGGGTAAACCAGTGACAGGAGCATCTGATAATCTTCGTGAATGGTGGAAGGATAAAGTGAGGTTTGATCGAAATGGACCTGCTGCTATAACAAAGTACCAGGCTGATAATGCTATCCCTGGAAGGAATGATGGATGCAATTCGATTGGTCCAACTCCACATACCTTGCAAGAGCTGCAGGACACAACCTTGGGTTCTCTCTTGTCAGCACTCATGCAACACTGTGATCCTCCTCAGAGGAGGTTTCCCTTGGAGAAGGGTATTCCTCCACCATGGTGGCCCACAGGAAATGAAGTATGGTGGCCACAAATTGGTTTACCTAAAGATCAGAGTCCTCCTCCTTACAAGAAGCCCCATGACCTAAAGAAGGCATGGAAAGTTGGTGTTCTGACTGCAGTTATAAAGCACATGTCCCCAGATATTGCCAAAATTCGGAAGCTTGTGAGGCAGTCTAAGTGCCTTCAGGATAAGATGACAGCCAAGGAAAGTGCAACCTGGTTGGCAATCATCAATCAGGAGGAGGCCTTGGCAAGAGAGCTTTACCCTGATTATATTCCCCCATTAGCCTCTGGTGGAGGGAGTGGATCTTTGGTGGTCAATGATGGCAATGAATATGATGTTGAAGGGGGTGAGGATGAGCCTAACTTCGATGTGGAAGAGAGGAAACAGGAGAATATTCACATGTCCAATCTGGGGATGGAGAGAATGAGGGGAACTATGAGTGTTCAGCAGCCCTCTTTTTCTATCAAGGGAGAGGCAGTTACAACAAATTTGGATCTTCTTAGGAAGAGGAAGGCCTCTAATGACTTTAACATGATGGATTTGAAGATTTACACATGTGAACAGCCTCAATGTCCTTACAGTCAAGTTCAGCTTGGTTTCCCTGATAGAATTTCTAGAGACAATCATAGGTTAATTTGTGCATTCAGAGGTCCTTCAGATTTTGGGGGTCCAAACTTTCATGTTAATGAGGTAAAGCCAGTGATATACACCCAGTCCTTTGTTCCACCCAAGTCTACTGCTCAGTCTGCTAACATGGCCCCGTCTGTAATTGATCTCACTGGACTTGAAGTTTCAGAAGATGGCAAGAAAAGAATCAGCGACCTTATGACTAACTACGATACAAACGTTCAGGGCAACAAGAACATGAGTTCATGTAATCGTGTAGCTGGCGAGGTTTTGAACTTTCCTCAGCATGGCATGCAGCAGCATCAACAGGACAACTTCATTCGCGGTCGAGGAATCACTATGGAAGGAAACGTCTTTGACGAAGCTACCATGTCAAATAATCATCATACTTTTGCAAGAGACGAATGCCAATTTGACCGGTTCAAAGCTTTGAATAGCCCCTTTGAGACCAATCACAACAACAACAGTAACTTTCATTCCATGTTTGGGTCCTTTTGTGATTTGGCATCATTTGATTTCAAGGAGGATATGCAAGGAGTAGGAATGGATGCTCTTCAGAAACAGACAGATTTTTCTGTATGGTACCAGTGA
- the LOC106775832 gene encoding protein ETHYLENE INSENSITIVE 3-like isoform X1, with the protein MMMMMFDEMGFCNDLDTVTATLGEENITTGQADPEAIVEDDFSDEEIGVDELEHRMWKDKMLLKRLKEQSKSKEGIDAVKQRQSQEQARRKKMSRAQDGILKYMLKMMEVCKAQGFVYGIIPEKGKPVTGASDNLREWWKDKVRFDRNGPAAITKYQADNAIPGRNDGCNSIGPTPHTLQELQDTTLGSLLSALMQHCDPPQRRFPLEKGIPPPWWPTGNEVWWPQIGLPKDQSPPPYKKPHDLKKAWKVGVLTAVIKHMSPDIAKIRKLVRQSKCLQDKMTAKESATWLAIINQEEALARELYPDYIPPLASGGGSGSLVVNDGNEYDVEGGEDEPNFDVEERKQENIHMSNLGMERMRGTMSVQQPSFSIKGEAVTTNLDLLRKRKASNDFNMMDLKIYTCEQPQCPYSQVQLGFPDRISRDNHRLICAFRGPSDFGGPNFHVNEVKPVIYTQSFVPPKSTAQSANMAPSVIDLTGLEVSEDGKKRISDLMTNYDTNVQGNKNMSSCNRVAGEVLNFPQHGMQQHQQDNFIRGRGITMEGNVFDEATMSNNHHTFARDECQFDRFKALNSPFETNHNNNSNFHSMFGSFCDLASFDFKEDMQGVGMDALQKQTDFSVWYQ; encoded by the coding sequence atgatgatgatgatgtttgatgAGATGGGGTTTTGCAATGATTTGGATACTGTCACTGCGACCCTTGGAGAAGAAAATATTACCACTGGGCAAGCTGATCCAGAGGCCATAGTTGAGGATGATTTTAGTGATGAAGAAATTGGAGTAGATGAGCTTGAGCACCGGATGTGGAAGGACAAAATGCTTCTCAAGAGATTGAAGGAGCAAAGTAAATCCAAAGAAGGAATCGATGCCGTGAAGCAGAGGCAGTCTCAAGAACAGGCAAGGAGGAAAAAGATGTCCAGGGCTCAAGATGGAATCTTGAAGTACATGCTGAAGATGATGGAGGTTTGCAAGGCACAAGGATTTGTTTATGGGATAATCCCCGAGAAGGGTAAACCAGTGACAGGAGCATCTGATAATCTTCGTGAATGGTGGAAGGATAAAGTGAGGTTTGATCGAAATGGACCTGCTGCTATAACAAAGTACCAGGCTGATAATGCTATCCCTGGAAGGAATGATGGATGCAATTCGATTGGTCCAACTCCACATACCTTGCAAGAGCTGCAGGACACAACCTTGGGTTCTCTCTTGTCAGCACTCATGCAACACTGTGATCCTCCTCAGAGGAGGTTTCCCTTGGAGAAGGGTATTCCTCCACCATGGTGGCCCACAGGAAATGAAGTATGGTGGCCACAAATTGGTTTACCTAAAGATCAGAGTCCTCCTCCTTACAAGAAGCCCCATGACCTAAAGAAGGCATGGAAAGTTGGTGTTCTGACTGCAGTTATAAAGCACATGTCCCCAGATATTGCCAAAATTCGGAAGCTTGTGAGGCAGTCTAAGTGCCTTCAGGATAAGATGACAGCCAAGGAAAGTGCAACCTGGTTGGCAATCATCAATCAGGAGGAGGCCTTGGCAAGAGAGCTTTACCCTGATTATATTCCCCCATTAGCCTCTGGTGGAGGGAGTGGATCTTTGGTGGTCAATGATGGCAATGAATATGATGTTGAAGGGGGTGAGGATGAGCCTAACTTCGATGTGGAAGAGAGGAAACAGGAGAATATTCACATGTCCAATCTGGGGATGGAGAGAATGAGGGGAACTATGAGTGTTCAGCAGCCCTCTTTTTCTATCAAGGGAGAGGCAGTTACAACAAATTTGGATCTTCTTAGGAAGAGGAAGGCCTCTAATGACTTTAACATGATGGATTTGAAGATTTACACATGTGAACAGCCTCAATGTCCTTACAGTCAAGTTCAGCTTGGTTTCCCTGATAGAATTTCTAGAGACAATCATAGGTTAATTTGTGCATTCAGAGGTCCTTCAGATTTTGGGGGTCCAAACTTTCATGTTAATGAGGTAAAGCCAGTGATATACACCCAGTCCTTTGTTCCACCCAAGTCTACTGCTCAGTCTGCTAACATGGCCCCGTCTGTAATTGATCTCACTGGACTTGAAGTTTCAGAAGATGGCAAGAAAAGAATCAGCGACCTTATGACTAACTACGATACAAACGTTCAGGGCAACAAGAACATGAGTTCATGTAATCGTGTAGCTGGCGAGGTTTTGAACTTTCCTCAGCATGGCATGCAGCAGCATCAACAGGACAACTTCATTCGCGGTCGAGGAATCACTATGGAAGGAAACGTCTTTGACGAAGCTACCATGTCAAATAATCATCATACTTTTGCAAGAGACGAATGCCAATTTGACCGGTTCAAAGCTTTGAATAGCCCCTTTGAGACCAATCACAACAACAACAGTAACTTTCATTCCATGTTTGGGTCCTTTTGTGATTTGGCATCATTTGATTTCAAGGAGGATATGCAAGGAGTAGGAATGGATGCTCTTCAGAAACAGACAGATTTTTCTGTATGGTACCAGTGA